From Verrucomicrobiota bacterium, a single genomic window includes:
- a CDS encoding lipid-A-disaccharide synthase N-terminal domain-containing protein — protein MLNSEILKVTIPFINKDFIVTGWKVIGLSGALVFAGRWFVQLWVSHHAKKPTIPRLFWVMSLCGSILCLSYFIFGKNDSVGIINNLFPTFIAAYNLYLDITHHRATQVPPITGDDTPG, from the coding sequence ATGTTGAATTCCGAAATCCTTAAAGTAACCATCCCTTTCATTAATAAGGATTTTATCGTCACGGGATGGAAAGTCATCGGGTTGAGCGGTGCTCTGGTATTTGCTGGGCGCTGGTTTGTCCAGTTATGGGTGTCTCATCACGCCAAAAAACCGACGATCCCCAGACTTTTCTGGGTCATGAGCTTATGCGGGAGTATTTTGTGTCTGAGTTATTTTATCTTTGGTAAAAATGACTCGGTCGGCATCATTAATAACCTCTTCCCCACCTTTATCGCCGCTTATAATCTCTACCTCGACATCACACACCACAGGGCGACTCAGGTGCCCCCCATTACTGGCGACGATACACCTGGATAA